The Natronosporangium hydrolyticum nucleotide sequence CCGCGACTATGCCCGGGAGTTGGGGGCGGTCCGGGACCCGGCGCCGGCGCGGCGCGCCGCACTTACCAGGCTGCTCGAGTACTACCTGCACACGGTGGCCCGCGCCACCGATCGGCTGCTGGCGCAGCGGGCCCGGGTGTCGTTGGTGGGCACCGACCCGCAGCTGGGCCCGTCGCTGCCGGATCGCCCGGCCGCGGTGGCGTGGCTGCAGGCTGAGCATGCGGTGCTGGTGGCGATGGTCGGCTACGCCGCCGAGCAGGGCTGGCCGACTCACGCCTGGCAGCTCGCGTACGAGTTGCGGGCGTACTTCGGCATGCATGGCCACATCCTGGACTGGGTCGATACCCAGGAGGCTGCGCTGCGGGCGGTGCTCGACGCCGGGGACCGGCGGGGCGAGCTGGAGCTGCGCACCTTCCTCGGCTCGGCCTACCTGGACCAGGGACGCAACCGGCTGGCGTTGGACCAGTTGGAGCAGGCGTTGGTGCGGCACCGAGAGCTGCCGGCCGGCGATGCCCTGGCCGAGGAGGCGCTGGCCGAGGGGGCGCTGGCCCGGGAGCTGAACATCCGCAGCCTGCTCGGCGTCGCCTGCAAGGAGCTGGGGCGGTTCCCTGAAGCGCTCACCCACTATCAGGAGGCGCTGCACCTCGCCGAAGGGCGGGATTCTTACCGGGAAGGGGCGTTGCGGACCAACCTCAGCGTGCTGCTGGTGGAGCTGGCGCGGCCGGCCGAGGCGAGAGCCAACTGTCTGCGCGCGCTGGCGCTGGTCCAGCAGGTCGGCGACGTTGACGGCGAGTGTCTGGTGCTGACCAACTTGGGCGATGCCTGCCGACGGCTTGGCGAGTTCGCCGCGGCCCGCGACTATCTGGGGCGGGCGCTGCAGCTCGCCGACGAGCACGGCTTCCGGCCCCGTCGGGCCTACACGCTGCACCGACTCGGCAACACCTGTCATGACCAGGGGGACCTGCCCGCGGCACGGGAGCAGCTCCGGGAGGCATGGTCGCTGCTGCGGCAGGACACCCCGGGGGCCCAGCTGGAGAGTGAGATGCTGGTGGATCTGGCCGCGGTCCAGCTGGCGCTGGACGAGCCCGATGCGGCGGTCGAGCTGCTCCGGGACGCGGTCGGGATCGCGGAGAGCAGCGGTTCCCGATACCAGCAGGCCCGGGCGTTCGCCGGGCTCGCCGACCACGCCCGGGTGGCCGGCGAGCCGGAACGCGTCGCCGAGTACCGGCGGCGCGCCGAAGCCCTCTTCGCCGAGCTGGGCGTGCCGGTCACTGCACCGGCGGTAGGTGAGCCAGCTGAATGAGCTCGGCGTTGCCGCCGCGGCTGGTGAGCCAACCGCGGCCGGGCGGCATCGGCTGCGCCCGGAGATTGCCGAGCAGCGGCCCTTCCTCCCGGCTGCCGGACATCAGGATGCCGGGGGAGGCGAGGTCGCGGATGCGGGAGATGACCGGGTCGAACATCGCTCGGCCGGCACCGCCGCTGCGACGGACCAGGATCAGGTGTAGGCCGATGTCTCGGCCCTGGGTGACCAGGTCCAGCATGGAGACGAGCGGGTTGTCGTGTGGGCTGGTGGCGACGAGGTCGTAGTCGTCGATCAGGATGAACACCTCCGGGCCCGTCCACCAGCTGCGGTGGCGCAGTTGCTCAGGGGTCACATCCTCGCCAGGGAGCCGTTTCTGTAGCGCGGCCATGGTCTGCCGCACCAGCTTCTTGAGCTGCTCGGCGCTCGAGGCGTAGTCGAGCCGGTACTCGTCGGGCACCAGCCCGAGCAGGCTCCGCCGAAAGTCGACAACCGACAGTTGCGCTTCGTTCGGGGAGTAGCGGCTCATGATGCCGGAGGCCAGGACTCGTAGGAAGGAACTCTTGCCGCACTCGACATCGGCGAAGAGCAGCGCGTGAGGCTCCGCGCTGAAGTCCAGATAGACCGGCTGCAGGTCGCGTTCGGCGACACCGATCGGCACCCGCCGGTCGTCGGCGCCCGGCTCGGGCAGGTCCCGGTAGGCCAGCAGGTCGGGCAGCATCCGCACCGAGGGGGCGGCGTCGTGCCGCCAGGCGTCGTTGACCGCGGTGACGAAGTGGCTCACGCCGGCTGAGAGGTCCTCCGCGCTGGCGCGCCCGTCGATCCGCGAAACCCCGGACAGGAAATGGTATCCGTCCGGGGTGAGGCCGCGCCCCGGGCTTTGCTCCGGGACACTGGCGGCCTGCCGGCGCCCCACCTGGGAGTCGATAGCGTCGCCGAGCTTCAACTCCAGCCTGGTGGCGAACATGTCCCGCACGTTCAACCGGAGGTCCATCCACCGGTTGGCCGCGACCATGACGTGGATGCCGTAGCCGAGCCCCCGGTTGACCAGGTCGATGACCTTCGGTTCCAGGTCTTCGTACTCGCTGCGAAGGGTGCTCCAACCGTCGATCACCACGAACACGTCGCCGAACCGTTCCTCCGGGACCTGGCCGTCGCGCAGCAGTCGGCGATAGGTGGCGATGCCGTCCACGCCGCGTGCCGCGAACCGTTGCTCCCGCTCGGCGAGCAGACTGGCCGCCTCACCGATGCTACGGCGCACCTGGTCCCGGTCCCGGCGGGTGGCGACCCCGCTGACGTGGGCGAGGTCGCGGATGGCGGTCAGCCCACCACCGCCGAAGTCGAGGCAGAAGAACTGCACCTCCCGGGGGGTGTGGGTGAGCGCCAGGCTCGCCAACAGGGTGCGCAGGACCGTGCTCTTGCCGCTGCGCGCGCCGCCCACCACAATGGCGTGACCACCGCCGGCCGAGAAATCCAGCCAACAGGTGTCCCGCCGCTGGTCGTACGGCTTGTCTACCACTCCGGCGACCGCCCACATGCGTCCGTGCAGCTCCTGATCGGCGGTGGTGAGCCCTCGCTGTGGGTCGGCTATCAGCTCACCGAGAAGCTGGTCGAGGGTGGGCGGATCGGTCAGCGGCGGCAGCCAGACCTGGTGGGCGGGTGCACCCTGGTTTTCCAACCGACTCACCAGCACGTCGAGGAGGCTGTCGCCGGTCTCGGCGTCGGGCTCGTCGCCCGGTGTCGCCCTGGCGACGGGCGCCTCGGCGACCTGTGACACCCGGTACCGGGTCGAGTAGTCCTGAATCGGTTCCACGCGATGTCCATCCTCAGTGGTTCGGCCGGCGACGCCACGTTGTTGGCGGCCGGAAACGTAGGCCGCCCGGAATCTGGTCAGGGTGTCGGCCTCGGTCTTGAGAAGTCCATTGCCGGGTGATCGCGGCAACTGGTATGCGTCGGGTACCCCCAACACGGTGCGGCTCTCCATAGCGGAGAAGGTGCGAAGCCCGATCCGGTACGACAGGTGGGATTCGAGCCCGCGAAGTTTGCCCTCATCGAGTCGCTGCGAGGCGAGTAGCAGGTGCACGCCGAGGGACCTGCCCACCCGGCCGATCTGTACGAACATGTCGATGAAGTCCGGCCGGGCGGTGAGCAGCTCCGAGAACTCGTCGACGATCACCAGCAGCGCCGGCAGCGGCGCGAGCGGCGCGCCCGCCGCCCGAGCTCTCTCGTAGTCGCGCTGTGAGGCGTAGTTGCCGGCGGCCCGTAGCAGCTCCTGGCGGCGCAGCAGCTCGCCCTGGATCGCGTCCAGCATCCGGTCCACCAGATGCAGCTCGTCGGCGAGGTTGGTGATGACGGCACTGGTGTGGGGCAGTTGGTCGAGCCGGGTGAAGGTGGCGCCACCCTTGAAGTCCACCAGCACCAGGTTGAGGATCTCGGAGCTGTGGGTCACCGCCAGCGCCAGCACCAGAGTCCGCAGCAGTTCGGATTTTCCGGAGCCGGTCGCCCCGACCAGCAGCCCGTGTGGGCCCATGCCGTCCTGTGCGGACTCCTTCAGGTCGAGTTCGAGCGGC carries:
- the eccCa gene encoding type VII secretion protein EccCa: MSTVIASRPVRQPAPELPSGDVVLEPPPENPPPAGKGWARSLIILPMVCMMGAMMLMMFVFRLDRMGPLIYVIGGLMVVGVLGMVAFMVLNQQSQGPSKQEMVQERRRYMRRLSQLRAQVRQTIDRQRKAMFYRHPDPAKLWSTAQSARLWERRPGDWDYTVIRIGVGPQELATPLVPPETKPVDELEPLCAMALRKFVTTYSTVPDLPVAVALRGFARIYVSGDQERKRAFARALVAQLSVFHAPGDVLTAFCVHPGDREAWDWAKWLPHAMHPSKLDGVGQLRLVAHSVTGLEAMLDDVIAKRPRFDPHSAPIEGNAHLFVVIDGGDTDGSEHLLIDGGLEGVTVIDLATTPPRLLDPTKLVLTIGEDATLTSRTIDGSGNVGRADAFPLVGIQGLVRSLAPLRMSALSVSDQPLAVSLELTELLGIGDPYDFDLGQTWAARSQRDRLRVAIGIDGDGRPLELDLKESAQDGMGPHGLLVGATGSGKSELLRTLVLALAVTHSSEILNLVLVDFKGGATFTRLDQLPHTSAVITNLADELHLVDRMLDAIQGELLRRQELLRAAGNYASQRDYERARAAGAPLAPLPALLVIVDEFSELLTARPDFIDMFVQIGRVGRSLGVHLLLASQRLDEGKLRGLESHLSYRIGLRTFSAMESRTVLGVPDAYQLPRSPGNGLLKTEADTLTRFRAAYVSGRQQRGVAGRTTEDGHRVEPIQDYSTRYRVSQVAEAPVARATPGDEPDAETGDSLLDVLVSRLENQGAPAHQVWLPPLTDPPTLDQLLGELIADPQRGLTTADQELHGRMWAVAGVVDKPYDQRRDTCWLDFSAGGGHAIVVGGARSGKSTVLRTLLASLALTHTPREVQFFCLDFGGGGLTAIRDLAHVSGVATRRDRDQVRRSIGEAASLLAEREQRFAARGVDGIATYRRLLRDGQVPEERFGDVFVVIDGWSTLRSEYEDLEPKVIDLVNRGLGYGIHVMVAANRWMDLRLNVRDMFATRLELKLGDAIDSQVGRRQAASVPEQSPGRGLTPDGYHFLSGVSRIDGRASAEDLSAGVSHFVTAVNDAWRHDAAPSVRMLPDLLAYRDLPEPGADDRRVPIGVAERDLQPVYLDFSAEPHALLFADVECGKSSFLRVLASGIMSRYSPNEAQLSVVDFRRSLLGLVPDEYRLDYASSAEQLKKLVRQTMAALQKRLPGEDVTPEQLRHRSWWTGPEVFILIDDYDLVATSPHDNPLVSMLDLVTQGRDIGLHLILVRRSGGAGRAMFDPVISRIRDLASPGILMSGSREEGPLLGNLRAQPMPPGRGWLTSRGGNAELIQLAHLPPVQ